The DNA window gcatttctgaATATCTTCACCCTGGGAGGACTTTACAAAAAGCTCAGCTGTCTGACCTAAAccagtgtttatctgtgtaCGAGAGGCCAGAACACAGAGCTTTGTTTTAAGCAATACCAATGTGGACAGAGCCTCAGAAATCACAGaatacacatttcatttacatttaaagttgGCTGCCTTGTTcaaaatagatgaataaaaacaaagaccCCACAGCTGGACATCCCAAAAGTTTTCGTGTTCATTGCATTTTAGTATAGCATTGAGCTGTCAAAAATAGAATTGCAAACCAGGTACTGTCACTTGACATCAAACAGTTGATTTGTCAGTTGGTTGAGTCTGACTGAACAGTCGATCATATTCTCGCaccctattattattattttttttatttttttttctcaacgcACCGGTGATCCGAACATGTGCACTCACCCTCTAACTGGCCGTGATTTGAACCTCTTCAATCAATTGCCggttccagctttttaaaatgtggagtttttgtctgttttatagTTTGTTCAGAAATGAAAACCTTTTATGTTGACTGGAAGGACAAAGCGATATGAAGAAGTCAGCGCAGGTTATGAGAATTTGTGACAAGCATTTTTCAGTATTTGCTGATggataaaaaaatcaatcaattaccTGAGAGAATAGCCACGTGGTTCTTTATTGAGTATGAATAACATGACCTGACTATTCATACACTCATGTCTTTATTTCAAGGATGATATGAAAATGCTTGCGCACCAGGCAAGCATAAGACTGAAGCTTgaagtgctgcagtgtgtgtgtgtgtgtgcgtgtgtgtatgacaCACATAACACCCCCACATGCCTCTGAGCCATGGCTTTAACCTTTTCCTGACACAATTATCTTGTTCTTTGGTATTTTGATATTTGCCAGTGAGCTCTTTGTACAGCTGTCGACTCTGAGTCTTCAGCTTCAGAACATCTGCATGTCACTGAGCCATCATGAAATTGGTTTGCTTTATTATGACTGATAGTCAGACAAATGATCTCATAACCACTTTGTATTACATATCAGGCTTCCCAACAGACAATCTCATTTATTTGTAGGATTGTGAATTTGGAGTTGGGGGCAAAATATAATTTGGGTGCTACTGAAGCTCCCCATCAGCTGCAGAGTACAGATGCCACAGATGTGACAGCCAGAAAGCAGCCTTGACAGAGTAAGATGGCCTCAGTTATAGACACGTGTTAAACTAGACTGTTTTGGCATGTAGTTCAAGTCGAGAATGAAAGAATTGAAGTGGGGAGAGGGCAGGTTGGAGCATGGCACGGAAATCCCtctgttttgacagttttcGCATCAGTTACTTCTTGTCACAGTGGTCTTGGGAGACGGAGATGGGGAGAAAATAGAAACATGCGGTAGAAATTCTAACCAGACAGAATGATCTGAAAGTACGTTTGTTATAAAAATAGTAACTGTATGGCCCTGACAGGCGGCCATATTTAGAGTTGGGGATGAGGAGAATAGAAAAAGATGAAGGCAGTCTGGTCTAATGCGCTGATTCCTCTTGGCTCTGTGGATACCAGCCCTCGGGGGGGGAAAACTCTGCAGCTTTATGTGGGCCAGCATGGCACAGCCTGCCACTGTCACCCACACCCAGGGTCTATTGTGCGCAGAGACAACATGTACACacccctgcccccccccccccccactcttcCACTTCAATACAGTTAACATCAGACCCCTGTCTGTGTCGCGGTAGGTCGCTGCTTTTCTATCATCAGTAGATTGATTGGTGGAGAAATCAGCAGCCTAATGGTTGTGCTGGAATGATGGATTACCTCTCTGTCCCCGACTGTTACATTTCAGCTACAACATTATATTCCATTTCAGTCTAAGTAGTTTGCTTCCAGCCTGGTGGGCCTTTAGTGTTAAAAGCCTGAGCAAATACGATAGGCGAGAACATTTTCACGATGAGGTGATGAGCAATAGGTGAGGTCAGGGGCTAATGGAAATTACTCACCCACTTGAAAAAAGAATCTGACTGGCTGAGAGTGCGATTACTTCATCCTGgctccttttcctctctttatcGGCCCTTCGGTACATCTACGTCGTGATTATGAACCTTGCAGGTAGTCGGCGACTGCTGTTATCTCCAGCTTTCCCCCCTCATTTACTGTGCTTTTAATGTGGTTATATCATCGACAATCCATACAGACAGAATTGAATTGTAAATGGCTTCATGCTGCTTCGTGCCCCAGTTTCCTctcacaggaaataaaaacagtaatgGGTGAAAGAATTCAGCAGTAATATTACTCATTGCTGAAACTGGGCCATTGCTCACCAGCAGAACCAACTGCAAGTACGATTTCAAGAGTTTCTACCTGGCAGCTCAGCGACCATCAGTTAGTGTGTGGGTGAGGTGTTTTAAAAGTACTTTGGCTTGTCCGCAGGTCAAAAAGCATTACACATCTGCACTCCATTTCACTCTGTACTTTCTAATGAACATAGTTATTGTAAGCACTGAGTGAAATAGCCCCATTTTCTGCACAAACAAGCTCAAAAGTGGGCAGAAAATGTTCAGGTGGGTGAAACATTGTGTGGTCTACAGCAGTTCATTCAGGAAGCTTCTAGTAAGATCTTGGATTTCTGCTACAGCCTCCACAGATCTTTTCTCTAGACTGTTTTTTCAGAGCCTGGCAGGTATAAGGCTTACATTTTCTGGTCACTTGcacacatgaataaaagatTTGTGGGGTCTGCTGGTGGCCTGTTGGTCTAAGACTAATACAGGCTATACAGCTGCATGTCCTCATTTGAAAGTTCAATGTTTTAGTCATGCTGGTCGTGAGTTTCACTGGGGTCACTCCAGAAATGATTATGGATGATACTTTGGGTGTTCAATGGATACAAAGTATTACAATAACTGACACATTAGTGGCACTTTTAGGGCATTAGGAGCCTTAGCTATGTTGGCTAAGCTAATAATTATAGAGTTAATAGCATTCACTCAATAGAGTTGCTCAAAAAAAGGTCCTCATGATTGAATGTTAAACCAATCACTTTAAGAAAGACAATGTGCATCCTGTTACTGTGGAAAACGTTGGTTCCAGTTAAGGGACAGGATGCGCCAGAAGTGATAATTCATGAAATATATCATGGAGGTAAGGAATAAGGTTGATAGGCATGGCTTTAGAAAATGGGAAGAGATGGTTTTGTGCCAGTCAGTGTCCCACTTTGGTCTAAAGTGAGAAGGGGACAGATTGCCATAAAATGTAGCAGATGTTCACATCCCCCTCAGGATGAATGGCTTTCAGTTCcaaatgcaaatgttgtgtGTGACCAAATACCTTCTAAGATGGTGACATTCTCTGGAGGCTTAGCTAAACTTCATGCTTTGTACTAATTATCAAATATGAACTGCTGAATAAATAAGCAAATACTAACCTAAACATCGACATGAAAGTAAATCAGTGTGAGTATACTAAGGTTTGCGTTAAGCTCAAAGCACAACCCTGCCCAAGCACTGTCCAACAGAACCGTGAGCATGGCTGGAGAGTCACCTGATCTCCTCTGCAGGTATGTGCACTCTCTACAACAATGAATGTGCACATACTAACTCAAGTCTAGCCCTTGTCAGGGCAGGAGCTGCCATTGTTTTCCAACTCTGTAGTGGCCAGTTTTGACAAATGTATAGCAGCACATGGGAAGGCTGCTATACATTTGTCGAGAAGCAAAAAGCAGGAAAGGCTGAACAAATTATTTTGACTTTCGGCCATTATTTGATAGGATGGCTTAGAGAGTGACACGAAATAAGGGTGGGGTAAAACACCAGCAAAGGACCACTGGGTGAGATGAGCTGTAAAGGCACCCCAAGAACGTGATGTACATTTAACAAGCCAATTTGATTAAGGCTAAATGCCAAAACCTCACTTTTAAAGTAAGTAGTAATTTAAGCCTTTAAGTGACTCATTCTTGCACATAATTCATGGTGCGTTTAGAGGCATGAATTATGTGCAAGAAGAGTGCGTGATGTGCAGGCGGCTGCCGGTTAAAGCTTtccaatttattttcatttgtctctCTGAGCCCCCATTCAGGTGTTACTAGTTTCGCACACAGTAATGCATAAAGACCCTGTGGCACTTATGGAATATTGAGAACAGAGCAACACTGTGAGGGTTATTAAAGGGCTGCATGGCTCATCTGTGATCCACTTAGAGTACTCTTTAAAATCACAGCACTCGCTGACACTGTACTAATGCTTCATTTAGGGGCCAGGTTGTGCTTTTTCATTACTGCACACACTCGGCTGGTGGGTGGTGTGGTATCGTGCATGCTCATTTATTACAGTGACTTCCGCACTGCCCTCTACTGTAAGTGACGGAGTGAAGCAATATGCTGCAACATGCAGTCATGGAGGCTTTCATCAACTCAGCTCCCCCTGAGTTGGAGTCCTCTGGGCTTGAATATCTTGTCTCCCTCCGCAAGATGAAGAGGTAGGTGAAGGTTTGGAGTGAATGTGTGGGAGGAGGGAATacggtctgctgctgctctaacCAGCAGGCCAGTGCCTTGAAGTGGAAATGACTGAAGTAGAAAggtgtgtatgtttctgtgtgcaaGTGTTTTTCGCTTGGCTCAGGAGAGTGTGTtcctcttgtgtgtgtctgttctgtaCCTCATGGCAGTGACAGTCCATTTCATTTTTCCTAAGGGGGCGCCTGAAGTAGGCCCGGGACTCAACCTTTGTCTTTGGTTTACAGTCAAGAGACGCAGAATCCTCTCGCGCACACACCGCTATCAGATATGTAGGATACACACCCCTATCCATAAACATGATCTGCTTGTTATTCCCGTCTCATCCTTCTTCTTTGCGTTTTTGTCAGCTGTGGCCTCTGATGTGCTCGGTCTACTGTCTGTGTGAGAAACAGCTGCCAAGGGACCCCTcgcctttttttccacagctctcttcctcttcttcctcttctcgcTGCCAACAAGTTTCATGCTACTCTCTGTGAACCCAGCAATTTTCCAAACAATGCAAATGTTCCATTCACCACTGACATTTCTGTGGCATTTCAgcaggctctgtgtgtgtgtgtgtgtgtgtgtgtgtgtgtgtgtgtggtggtggtggtggggggggggggagctgggTGATTAGCTGTCAGGAAACTCACTTCAGTCATTAGCAGCACACAGCAGCGTATGCTAACACCAGCCTCAACTGTCAAGTGAGCAGTTTTAAAACGTTGTCAGCCACATGgtgtatcattattattttagtATGAATTTGAAAAGGGGACCTCCTCTGTTATGTTCAGCTGAGACTCTTTAGAAACTTTAAGTTCTGAcgtgtgcaaacacacatttaaagacgTCTTTGAAAGTACCTGGATGGGAAAAGTCAGAGACAGGTAAGACAGAGGCTGACTTTGTTCCTGAATATGTCTGTCATTATCAAGCCCATGGTGCCTGCTCCACTTTTCATTCCCTGTCTGCACCACCTATTTTCATCCCTTTGATTAGTATATATGTGTATACGATGTGTAGATGGTGTCGACAGAATACCAAGCAGATAATGAGCTTTCATTCCAGTGGGCATGAGTAAGAGGATGTGGTTCACTCAGTGCGCAGCTCTGTGTTAATTCTATTATCAGGCATATCGATTAGGCGTATACACCGCTGAAGTTTCTCATAGGATGTCCTGCATCCTCTAATTTCTGATGTAGTTTTAGTGCTTCTGAAGGCCCACGAGTGCAGCTTGCAGCCTCACTTAGTTTCCTGCTGACCTAAACTGCCTCCTCTCCCGGGGgacctttctcttctttctaaAATCTTCTTTCAGTCTTAACAGCTATGAAGCtgctataatcaatatttttatggtagcaatggatcaaatgactaCTTATGAAAAAAGGATGCCAGTAGTGACAAACCAATGGAGTATTATCACCTgactctgcagctcccctcagctCTACAGAGAATGTATGCATCTTTCAGTCCAATGTTTTAATACCTCAAAATGTAACGCATCAGTTCATTCCCACGCACAGACTTTAGTCACAGTATATTCAAGTATATTTAGCAACcaattttataattttttaactttatttttgtttatccaTCTGAGAAAAATTATGCCATCCGTGATCAATTAAATATTGGACAGTTTTCCCTTTGCACTGCACTGCCTACCTACTGACAAGTCAACATGCcctgcagagagacggaggggatGTTCTCTGGCCCttccctgtaaacacactgtgataTTTCACGTAACACTCTTTGTGCTGTTGTCTTGTAAAAGCTCATAAGTGCACCTGGTTCAGCACCTCGTTGGTTTGGATTGTCAAGATTAGCTGCATTCTTGAAAGCAAACCTCTACCACATGCGGCTCACCTTCTgttatgaaaatgtaatcaaaggtgaaaaaaaaaatcctgtgcaACTTTATAAAATGTACTGCTTACAAAGAAAGTCAACAGAGCAGACACCAGACACATTCTGGGAGACCTAGACAGAAAGGCAAGGcaagcctctgtgtgtgtgtgagtgtgcatgtgtgtggagaCACTACTAAGTAGACAAAATTAGTGAGTGAATTTTGGACTTGCATTAATTAACTAAACTAAAACATGATTCCAGATGTTTCTccgtgtctgctggatgtgtcaCTAAGTAAGTGTTTGCTAACACCTTTGCCGTGTGAACTTTCTGAGATGATGATATTTCAATCCTGGCAGCGACCGATGTTTTCTACAGTTGAATTGCCAGCATGAGAGACACAAGGTTGGATGTGAGACAACATTTTTAGCTGATCTGTATGAACCAATATCTGTGCAGTATTTCTTTAGAATGCTAAATGCTCATGCACTGTTTACCTGCATGCAAACAGAGCTGATAGGTCAGTACTCCTCGGACTCCCATCGCAAACTAGATCGCTTATGGAAAACGTGTCCCCCGTCTACCGGTTCTGCATTTATGTGCAGATGTCTGGtttattttgttggtttgtttcatCAAATGCAGGTTGATGTCAATTTAAAGCAAATTGGAGGAAAAACAATTTggttcttgttttctgtttaacaATTTTCTCTTGTCTGTTTATTGTGCAGGTTTGGGAAAAACTAAGAGGAAGACAAGCGCTCGGGATGCTTCCCCAACGCCGAGCTCAGACACGGAGTACCCGTCCAATGGCAGTGGGGGCggagggggtggtggaggagcagctgaaagaaTCTATGACCTCAACATCCCCGCTGTGGTCAAGTTTGCGTACACAGCAGAGCGAGAGGACGAGCTGAGTCTGGTCAAGGGCTCCAGGGTCATCGTGATGGAGAAGTGTAGTGACGGATGGTGGCGGGGCAGTCAGACAGGCCGCGTGGGCTGGTTTCCCTCCAATTACGTACAGGAGGAGCTCGGAGGGGCCGATGACCGAGGGGAGGGAGATTCCTCGAGGGTCTACCACGGAGGCTCTCAAGGGACTTTGTTGGCCAACGGCCGTGCAGGTGGCCGCGTCGAAGTGCTCCATTTGGTCCAAACGCTCTACCCTTTCAGCTCTGTGACCGAAGAGGAGCTGAACTTTGAGAAAGGAGAGGTCATGGAGGTGGTGGAGAAGCCCGAGAACGACCCAGAATGGTGGAGGTGTAAGAACTCACGTGGCATGGTGGGCCTGGTGCCTAAAAACTATGTGATGGTGCTGGACGAGCGGCCCGACCTGCCGACGTCGAGCTCCCCGCAGAACCGCTTTGTGGCACCGGCGCGCTCAGGGAAGTTCGCTGGGAGAGATTGGTACTACGGCAACATCACCAGACACCAGGCCGAGTGTATACTCAacgagaggggagaggagggtgacTTCCTCATACGAGACAGCGAGTCATCGGTGAGTGTGTAGGGTAAGGTCATGGCAGAAGTGTATTAGTAATGCTGGGAGAAACTCAAATAACGAAGAGAAGATTTGATCAATTTTAGCAGAAGGAAGAGCAGATTTTAGAAATATAGCTCcgaagtaaaaataaatacaaaccaTATCCTGTATGACGTGTTCTGGGTCTATATTTAAGAGCCAGGTGTCAAAACGTTGAAGAAGTGCCAAGCTGATTACACAGTGATACAAATGAATGCTCAGAATTCGTGACAACTGGTCAACTCGTTTGTGAAGCTTGTAAGGAGAATGCGATGGAGCACTGGAGCTTGTATTGAAGCTCAGTCGAGGAGAATGGCCATAAGAAATATAAGTGAGAACACTGTTTAGTGCCACACCGCTTCTGCTTGACAGAGCTTCAGTTAACGCTCCAGCAAAAGAAATCCTGACATCTCCTGAACTATCTTCAGTAACAAGTTGACCAATTCTCAAGTAATCCTTGACTAATTGGTGCAACAAACATGATCCTAAGAAAATAATTAGTAAGTGCAACATTTCTTATATTTTgcattgctgtgtttgtgtttgataaagtaactgtgtatttgtgcttttaatttgCAAACCTCTCAGTTGATGCTCAAATTAATTTTGattgaagaagaggagaaagacacaATCCTTCACAAGTCTATCCTgcaaaaattaatgtttttcagtattttttgggATTAAATATATGTCAAACCAtaatttcacatgtgaaataaatgatcCCTTATACACATGTATTAAGGCCATATAAACTGTAATGTATGACTCAAAtggttttgtggaaaaaaaggtatGTCCACATTGAAATCCTTAAAATGACACTTATTCCTTCTCTCCCATCAAAAAATAccagaatatatgaatatgtaatTAAAGGTGCTGGACACAAGATGCTTCCTGCACTGTAAAGTCTGGTCTCTGTGTTTTGGAAGCTTCAAGTTTCACCTTTTTGTGTGCTTGATAATGGACCATTTTCAATGAGCACAGAGAATTTACAGTTGAGCAATGAATGTATGAACAACCCTCCACTGTCAAACTGTGCACTTGCATCGTTGCACATGTTGAAGCTCAAACATTAAACTGACGGAACAAGAAGGAAAGGATACTTAAGACAAGGAGGACTTTTATGTCACCACTaacaataaacatttataaTACACCTTTAGGCAACTCCTTAAGCATGTCTAAGTTAAAATTAATGTTACAAGGACCTGggttttttcattttgaagcagTGATCGTGAAgcattttttctgtctttaaggATCAACATTTCTCATTAGTTGTTTGAGAAACGTGGGTTCAGATCTTTAAACGTGAGAGTacactgccacctgctggagtAAAGCAATCTGTCTTTAAAATTCATTGCATGTGTCTTTCTGTTACATTTCTAACCCTGTCAAtgactgtctcctctgtgtaCTTTCAGCCCAGTgacttctctgtgtctctgaagGCGGCCGGTAAGAATAAGCACTTTAAAGTGCAGCAGTTGGACGGAGCGTACTGTATCGGCCAGCGCAGGTTCACCTCCATGGACGAACTAGTGGAGCACTACAAGAAAGCCCCCATCTTCACCAGCGAGCATGGAGAGAAGCTGTACCTGGTCAAAGCGCTGCTGTGATtcacacatcctcacacctaCACTGGatctctctcacagacacacacacacacacacacacacacacacacacacacacacacacacacacacacacacacataggttccatacacactaaacacacttaATACTAATGCCACTCCCTAACCGTCTTAACTCAAGCCTTAGCTCTGGACCCTCCCGCTTGTGGCGCCTGTACCACATCCAGATCGCACTCACTCCTCTGAGGTGTCAAGTCTGTCGCCCTCTGGTGGCGACTGGGCGATGCTCTTTCTAGCTGTTCAACCAAGCAGTCAACCCCCGAGACAGTGAGCACTGTGTCAGCCGCTGCCCAGCCGCTTCCTCCACATGCAGCACAGCAGAACAAGCCTCTGTCTCCTGAATGTGCTGTGGCCTCATCCGCCGCTAACAGAACGCCTGAGGCCTTGTTAGGGGTCGAGCTCTCCTTCTGATGTCATACATAATGTCCATTTACTATCACGCACATTGTAGGTTACACCATTGCTCTTAAACcacacaggaggacagacagttAACAGTTCGAATAGGACTCGAGCCTCTTGAGGGACTTTAATCTGGTGTTGTCCTGTCAACTTGCTGgccattgttttattttgtttgtttatttttaagtaaATGCTTCTTCCTGAGTTaactacttcttcttcttcttcttcttcttttttttttttttaaagctaattGAAATTCCTATCGGGATGTTTGAATCATTGCTCTTTCATACAATGACTTCACAAAGTGACCAGAGCCACTCTCTTGCCTTTTTTCTCCTAATTTTCATCATTCCGCTACATGATTTCTCTCCCTGTTTGAACTTGTGtcttctgtcactttctcaAATTCCTCCGCAGACCTGGTCATTAGTAGTGATGTTATTGAGAATTTGAACGTGAGACTTTCTCCAGTACATCTGAGGGGCAGCGTGGGGAGCATTAATGCAATAGGGGAGACCTCTGATTTCCTGTAGAGTCTGAATGTTTTTCAATGTAACCAAATGTGCCACCCTGTACCCGTACTACTGGCTCCAGGTCTGCACTGCACTCACCACACTTGGCATTCATTCATAGCTCTATGCTCGTGCTTTATATCGTCTCACATAAAACATGTCCCTGCCCTGTTCTCCAGTATGTGTCTGTAGCTACATGAGGATACTGACTGaggaatgattaaaaaaacaaaaacaaaacaaagcttcTCTTGGTAACACTTCGGAGCAACTACACTTGATCTGCTCCAGCTCTTGTGAACAAATGCAGTTATGAAAGAGTTCCTCTTCTGATGGAGCATTTGTCAAAGA is part of the Acanthopagrus latus isolate v.2019 chromosome 9, fAcaLat1.1, whole genome shotgun sequence genome and encodes:
- the nck2a gene encoding cytoplasmic protein NCK2a gives rise to the protein MTEEVIVVAKWDYTAQQDQELDIRKNERLFLLDDSKTWWRVRNAANQTGYVPSNYVERKNSLKKGSLVKNIKDTLGLGKTKRKTSARDASPTPSSDTEYPSNGSGGGGGGGGAAERIYDLNIPAVVKFAYTAEREDELSLVKGSRVIVMEKCSDGWWRGSQTGRVGWFPSNYVQEELGGADDRGEGDSSRVYHGGSQGTLLANGRAGGRVEVLHLVQTLYPFSSVTEEELNFEKGEVMEVVEKPENDPEWWRCKNSRGMVGLVPKNYVMVLDERPDLPTSSSPQNRFVAPARSGKFAGRDWYYGNITRHQAECILNERGEEGDFLIRDSESSPSDFSVSLKAAGKNKHFKVQQLDGAYCIGQRRFTSMDELVEHYKKAPIFTSEHGEKLYLVKALL